A single genomic interval of Streptomyces sp. NBC_00663 harbors:
- a CDS encoding PadR family transcriptional regulator, translating to MTQAAFFVLTALADEPRHGYGILREVEDLSDGAVQLRVGTLYGVLDRLTADALIVLDREEVQQGRLRRYYRLTDEGMRALDAEAERMAAGASAAKQRIAEGRKAGGTPPVTGPGLAGGLA from the coding sequence ATGACACAGGCGGCGTTCTTCGTCCTGACCGCCCTGGCCGACGAGCCGCGACACGGCTACGGCATCCTGCGCGAGGTCGAGGACCTGTCCGACGGCGCGGTGCAGCTGCGCGTCGGCACGCTGTACGGCGTACTGGACCGGCTCACCGCGGACGCACTGATCGTGCTGGACCGTGAAGAGGTGCAGCAGGGCCGGCTCCGGCGCTACTACCGCCTCACCGACGAGGGCATGCGGGCCCTCGACGCCGAGGCGGAGCGGATGGCCGCGGGCGCCAGCGCCGCCAAGCAGCGCATCGCCGAGGGCCGCAAGGCCGGCGGCACCCCGCCCGTCACCGGACCCGGACTCGCGGGAGGACTCGCATGA